In a genomic window of Thermoprotei archaeon:
- a CDS encoding MBL fold metallo-hydrolase yields the protein MDIKLISFDSMGTRSMATFVETDDVNILIDPGVALGPFRYGLPPHPLEIEKLKNDWTQIVYYASKCDVIIITHYHYDHHNPKIHLDLYNGKEVLIKHPSQKINRSQFIRSSFFIKQLGNRPKSLNYADGKEFSYGRTLIKFSQPVPHGADERLGYVIEVLIDDGNHKLLFTSDIEGAVSPSQVEFIIKHRPDTIIMDGPMTYMLGTKFSENSYVMSINNITKILDVVHPKDLIIDHHLLRDLQWNERIRKVINRGNEVGTHVLSAAEYSGEKISILEARRKELYKQNPVDHIRRFSVFEDFSEE from the coding sequence ATGGATATAAAACTTATTAGTTTTGACTCGATGGGTACAAGAAGCATGGCCACGTTTGTGGAAACTGATGATGTAAACATTCTTATTGACCCTGGTGTTGCGTTAGGTCCATTTAGATACGGTTTACCACCACATCCATTGGAGATAGAGAAGTTAAAAAATGATTGGACTCAGATAGTCTATTATGCATCAAAGTGCGATGTAATAATAATAACACATTATCATTATGATCATCACAATCCTAAAATTCATCTTGACCTGTATAATGGAAAAGAGGTTCTAATTAAACATCCTTCCCAAAAAATAAACAGAAGCCAATTCATAAGATCATCATTCTTTATTAAACAATTAGGGAATAGGCCTAAGTCACTTAATTATGCAGATGGTAAGGAATTTAGTTATGGCAGAACATTAATAAAATTTTCACAACCAGTTCCGCACGGTGCTGATGAAAGACTAGGATACGTAATTGAAGTATTAATAGATGATGGGAATCATAAACTTTTGTTTACGAGCGATATTGAAGGCGCCGTGTCACCATCTCAAGTAGAATTTATAATAAAACATCGCCCAGATACTATTATTATGGACGGCCCTATGACGTACATGCTTGGAACTAAGTTCTCCGAAAACAGTTATGTGATGTCTATTAATAATATTACTAAAATATTAGATGTTGTACATCCGAAGGACCTTATTATAGATCATCATCTTTTGAGAGATTTGCAATGGAATGAAAGGATACGAAAAGTTATTAATAGAGGTAATGAAGTAGGAACACACGTATTATCAGCTGCAGAATACTCGGGAGAAAAGATAAGTATCCTAGAGGCTCGAAGAAAAGAATTATATAAACAAAATCCTGTAGATCATATAAGGAGATTTTCGGTATTCGAAGATTTCAGTGAGGAATAG
- a CDS encoding V-type ATPase subunit subunit G family protein — MSVIKELIEEEKNAEKIIKDAEAKANEIILHARKNAEKIIKTAENDESIIKDLVTRKEAEIAEKKSAILKKYEKEAQEIEDSCKKNFEEAVKFVLNNILGV; from the coding sequence ATGTCTGTTATAAAAGAATTAATAGAAGAAGAAAAAAATGCAGAAAAAATAATAAAAGATGCTGAAGCAAAAGCTAATGAAATAATATTACATGCAAGAAAAAATGCAGAAAAAATAATTAAAACTGCAGAAAATGATGAGAGTATTATAAAAGACCTTGTCACGCGTAAAGAAGCAGAGATAGCTGAGAAAAAGAGTGCTATACTAAAGAAATACGAAAAAGAGGCACAGGAAATAGAGGATAGTTGTAAGAAGAATTTTGAGGAGGCTGTGAAATTTGTGTTAAACAATATTTTGGGGGTGTGA
- a CDS encoding V-type ATP synthase subunit E family protein — protein sequence MSIEALRTEIKRAAEEESKRILLDAEQKAKNIINDAEQKAKNIMERRMQETIRKLEEKEKVELAIARIDGRKKVLDMRSKYLEEVFKEVENRLSKVPIENRELYKKVLSDFIIEGIKNLGDSKFLIRINQRDSEIINDVIEMVKKKLHNKKIEIRVSPEPLNDAGGVIIYTEDMKLYYTNTFESRLMKFKSENRNKVLEILLKSIQEVKP from the coding sequence ATGAGCATTGAAGCACTTAGAACGGAAATAAAAAGAGCTGCTGAAGAAGAATCTAAACGAATCTTACTTGATGCAGAGCAAAAAGCAAAAAATATTATTAACGATGCAGAGCAAAAAGCAAAAAATATTATGGAAAGAAGGATGCAAGAAACTATAAGAAAACTCGAAGAGAAAGAAAAAGTGGAACTAGCAATTGCAAGAATTGATGGTAGGAAGAAAGTTTTAGATATGCGGTCAAAATATTTAGAGGAAGTGTTTAAAGAAGTTGAAAATCGGTTAAGTAAAGTTCCAATCGAAAATCGTGAACTTTACAAAAAAGTTTTATCAGATTTTATAATTGAAGGTATAAAAAACTTAGGTGATTCAAAGTTCTTAATAAGGATTAATCAGAGGGATAGTGAAATAATAAACGATGTTATTGAAATGGTAAAGAAAAAGCTTCATAATAAAAAAATTGAGATCCGCGTCTCCCCTGAACCTCTCAATGATGCTGGCGGTGTTATTATTTATACAGAAGACATGAAATTATATTATACAAATACTTTTGAATCCAGGTTGATGAAATTTAAATCTGAGAATAGAAATAAAGTACTCGAAATACTGTTAAAGTCTATTCAGGAGGTAAAACCATGA
- a CDS encoding V-type ATP synthase subunit F — MSVVAIGDRYTVTALRLAGVEGREVNSVNEAESVIDQLVKDGKCKVLLIPEDLAIKLKRKRNELIRERRYYPVFAIIPGLSGAIGERTNEIYQLISQAIGVKLKLGEE, encoded by the coding sequence ATGAGCGTCGTGGCTATAGGAGATCGTTATACAGTAACAGCATTAAGATTAGCTGGAGTTGAAGGTAGAGAAGTTAATAGTGTGAATGAAGCAGAATCGGTAATAGATCAACTTGTTAAAGATGGTAAATGTAAGGTTTTGCTGATTCCTGAAGATTTGGCAATAAAACTTAAACGTAAACGTAATGAACTTATTAGAGAACGACGCTATTATCCCGTATTTGCAATCATTCCTGGTTTGAGTGGCGCGATCGGAGAACGTACAAACGAGATCTATCAATTAATAAGTCAGGCTATTGGTGTTAAACTTAAACTGGGTGAGGAGTAA
- a CDS encoding V-type ATP synthase subunit B, producing MPSSLRFEDIQGVIYRGIKEVKGSLVFIENVKNVSYDEVVILRGADGIDRLGRVLDVAHDYAVVQILGSTAGLQTDIVVKFTGSTFKIPVSDEVLGRMFNGIFQPIDGMPPITSGDLRDVNGSPINPVARVYPNNFIQTGISAIDGMLSLVRGQKLPIFSESGLPHNRVIAQIARQATVKGEREEFALVFAAMGLKSDEARFFIDQFRNSGAIERSVVILNLAEDPAIERLLTPRIALTVAEYLAFELDLHVLAILSDMTNYCEALREMSAAREEVPGRAGYPGYLYSDLATIYERAGIIARRKGSLTQMPVLTMPGGDLRHPIPDLTGYITEGQIFLDKDLYARGIYPPINVLPSLSRLMRSGIGKGKTRADHKDVADQLYDAYSKGVRARDLARIVGEMGLSERERRYLKFADMFEKKFVNQGEYENRTIEETLDLAWEILAILPESELVRIHEEYIREHHPSHRSK from the coding sequence ATGCCAAGCTCCTTAAGATTTGAGGATATACAGGGAGTAATCTACAGAGGTATTAAAGAGGTCAAAGGTTCATTAGTATTCATTGAAAACGTAAAAAATGTTAGTTATGATGAAGTCGTTATATTGAGAGGAGCTGATGGTATAGATAGGTTAGGCCGTGTTCTTGACGTTGCTCATGATTATGCGGTGGTACAGATTCTCGGTTCTACCGCTGGATTACAAACAGACATAGTAGTGAAATTTACTGGATCAACATTTAAGATACCAGTTTCTGATGAAGTACTGGGACGAATGTTTAACGGTATATTCCAACCGATTGATGGAATGCCCCCAATAACATCAGGTGATCTAAGAGATGTTAACGGTTCTCCTATAAACCCAGTAGCTAGAGTATATCCTAATAACTTCATACAAACAGGGATCTCTGCTATCGATGGAATGCTTTCATTGGTTAGAGGCCAAAAACTACCAATATTTTCTGAGAGTGGATTACCGCATAATAGAGTTATAGCACAAATTGCACGGCAAGCAACAGTAAAGGGTGAACGGGAGGAGTTTGCCTTAGTATTTGCTGCAATGGGTTTAAAGAGTGATGAAGCAAGATTTTTCATAGACCAATTCAGAAATTCTGGAGCTATCGAGAGGTCCGTTGTAATACTTAATTTAGCAGAAGACCCAGCCATCGAAAGACTACTAACGCCACGTATAGCTCTTACAGTGGCGGAGTACTTAGCATTCGAACTTGATCTGCATGTATTAGCGATATTAAGTGATATGACAAACTATTGTGAGGCATTAAGAGAAATGAGTGCGGCAAGAGAGGAAGTGCCCGGAAGAGCTGGTTATCCTGGTTATCTTTATAGTGATTTAGCAACAATATATGAACGAGCTGGTATAATTGCAAGGCGTAAAGGTTCATTAACACAAATGCCAGTACTTACCATGCCCGGTGGTGATCTAAGGCATCCAATACCTGATTTAACAGGCTATATTACTGAAGGTCAAATATTCCTTGATAAAGATCTTTATGCAAGAGGAATATATCCACCGATTAACGTATTACCTTCACTCAGCAGGCTTATGAGAAGTGGTATAGGTAAAGGTAAGACAAGGGCAGATCATAAAGATGTTGCGGACCAGCTTTACGATGCCTATTCAAAGGGTGTACGAGCTAGAGATCTTGCGAGGATCGTTGGAGAAATGGGACTCAGCGAAAGAGAACGTAGATATCTAAAATTTGCAGACATGTTTGAGAAAAAATTTGTTAATCAAGGAGAGTATGAGAATAGAACAATCGAAGAAACACTTGATCTTGCATGGGAAATACTGGCTATATTACCAGAGAGCGAGTTAGTTAGAATTCATGAAGAATACATCAGAGAACATCATCCAAGCCATAGATCCAAATAA
- a CDS encoding V-type ATP synthase subunit A: protein MRVGEIRRVAGSIIVGTGIPDIQMGEVVLVGSEELIGEVIRITENMFTAQVYESTSGIKPGEKVVGTNKRLVAELGPGMLNKTYDGVGRDLELLFKERGPFISRGAKISTLPRNIKWHFKPILAEGVEVEGGDIIGEVQETPMLLHKILIPPDVKGVLTYIEEGDFTVEEPVAKVKTKYGEIEVKMMQEWPVRIPRPFKENGRLPLNKPLITGQRVIDTFFPIAKGGAASIPGGFGTGKTVTLHQLAKWSDTNVVVYIGCGERGNEMSEVLTEFPELKDPRTGRPLMERTILIANTSNMPVSAREASIYMGVTMAEYYRDQGYDVALMADSTSRWAEALREISGRLEEMPVERGYPAYLPDRVAEFYERAGRVIVLGRPEREGSVTIIGAVSPPGGDFNEPVTIHTLRFTGVFWALDTELAYSRHFPAINWLKSYSLYAGSLLSTYTQSFQSFSQYKEAIDWWTRIFKDFPEYRARALELLSIAAEIESIARVIGESALPDDQRLILLTAEIIKEGFLRQSAFDEVDAYCDPQKQALLLKMIIDFYDDAVKLVKNRIPIDVIRELPQISLMMRVKEDHGGVKSILKVIEDTKEALEKIASNYGFSIKESA, encoded by the coding sequence ATGAGAGTTGGTGAGATTAGAAGAGTTGCAGGCTCAATAATTGTAGGTACTGGGATTCCGGATATTCAGATGGGTGAGGTGGTGCTAGTCGGATCGGAAGAATTGATCGGTGAAGTTATTAGAATTACTGAAAACATGTTCACGGCGCAAGTATATGAATCAACTAGCGGAATCAAGCCAGGTGAAAAGGTTGTTGGCACAAACAAAAGACTGGTAGCAGAACTTGGACCTGGTATGTTGAATAAAACATACGATGGTGTTGGAAGGGATTTAGAATTGTTATTCAAGGAGAGAGGACCGTTCATTAGTAGAGGAGCTAAAATCAGCACACTTCCTAGAAACATAAAATGGCATTTCAAGCCTATACTTGCTGAAGGTGTAGAGGTTGAAGGTGGAGATATTATAGGTGAAGTTCAGGAAACCCCGATGTTGCTCCATAAAATCTTAATACCTCCTGATGTTAAGGGTGTTTTAACCTATATAGAAGAGGGCGATTTCACTGTAGAGGAGCCTGTTGCAAAAGTTAAGACAAAGTATGGTGAAATTGAAGTGAAAATGATGCAGGAATGGCCTGTACGAATTCCTAGACCTTTTAAAGAAAATGGACGGTTGCCTTTAAATAAGCCTCTAATAACTGGACAAAGAGTAATAGATACGTTCTTTCCTATCGCTAAAGGTGGCGCTGCGTCAATACCTGGTGGTTTTGGAACAGGAAAGACGGTAACGCTTCATCAATTAGCTAAGTGGAGTGATACTAATGTTGTAGTGTATATAGGATGCGGTGAACGAGGTAATGAAATGAGTGAGGTATTAACAGAGTTTCCAGAGCTCAAAGATCCGAGAACTGGTAGACCGCTGATGGAAAGAACAATATTAATAGCAAATACAAGTAACATGCCTGTGTCAGCAAGGGAGGCCAGCATATACATGGGCGTCACGATGGCTGAGTATTATAGAGACCAAGGATACGATGTAGCTTTAATGGCTGATTCTACTTCGAGGTGGGCTGAGGCGCTTAGAGAAATTTCAGGCAGACTTGAAGAGATGCCCGTGGAAAGAGGCTATCCAGCATATTTACCTGATAGAGTGGCAGAATTTTATGAGAGGGCTGGACGTGTAATTGTTCTAGGAAGACCTGAAAGGGAGGGCTCTGTAACAATAATTGGAGCTGTCTCACCTCCAGGCGGCGATTTTAACGAACCCGTGACCATACATACGTTAAGATTTACAGGTGTATTCTGGGCCCTTGATACTGAACTGGCATATAGTAGACATTTCCCAGCTATTAATTGGCTTAAAAGTTACAGTCTTTATGCAGGATCATTACTGAGCACATACACACAAAGCTTTCAGAGCTTTTCTCAATATAAAGAAGCAATCGATTGGTGGACGAGAATATTTAAAGATTTTCCAGAATATCGAGCAAGAGCTCTTGAGTTATTAAGTATTGCAGCGGAGATAGAATCCATTGCTAGAGTTATAGGTGAAAGCGCGCTTCCTGACGATCAACGATTAATACTGCTTACTGCAGAAATAATAAAGGAAGGTTTCTTGAGACAATCAGCGTTCGATGAGGTAGATGCTTATTGTGATCCTCAAAAGCAGGCCCTTCTTCTTAAAATGATTATAGACTTTTACGATGATGCAGTCAAGTTAGTAAAAAACAGGATCCCTATAGATGTTATAAGGGAACTGCCTCAAATATCACTAATGATGAGGGTAAAGGAAGATCATGGTGGAGTAAAGAGTATACTAAAGGTAATAGAAGATACTAAAGAAGCTCTTGAAAAGATTGCTAGCAATTACGGGTTTTCAATTAAGGAGAGTGCGTGA
- a CDS encoding NAD(P)-dependent oxidoreductase: MPKIIPKRVGGWPYPERPPEVRIKDFEPITLNYTPDQAMEEAKRCILCPLPACVKACPVKVDVPAMMKAVASGNFAEGAKILRETNCLGGTTGSVCPQLGGFCEFSCVLNKTGEPVAIGMIQKFLIYWEIQNNISPDIGAMNIKPTGHSVAIIGAGPAGIAAADLLRRYGHDVTIFEAMPEAGGTAFYGIPSFHLDKKLTRHEINYLKTMGVKIKTNVMVGKDLRIKDLFDMGFEAVLIATGPSEVIKLNVPGEDLKGVYSAYSFLIDINRALLESKPLSSLPYKLNGGRYIIVGGGDTAYDAAKMALRLGASEVIIMYRRTEKEMPGYWLSREEVKKEGAKIMPLSTPIRFIGDENGWVKQAECIKMKLGEPDSSGRPRPIPIPGSNFLVDVDVVLIAIGRRSNKYLAEVEGLKLNEHGGILINPETYETSIPRVYAAGDVVTGETLVVKAMAEGRKAAQRIHEMLMGLSERVDLDKKYYDERYAVKFRTTSALATSIQARESH; the protein is encoded by the coding sequence ATGCCAAAAATTATACCTAAACGTGTTGGGGGATGGCCCTATCCTGAACGTCCTCCAGAAGTTAGAATAAAGGATTTTGAACCCATAACTTTAAATTACACCCCAGATCAAGCTATGGAAGAAGCGAAAAGATGCATTTTATGTCCATTACCTGCATGTGTAAAGGCATGCCCAGTAAAGGTTGATGTTCCAGCTATGATGAAAGCTGTCGCTAGTGGAAATTTTGCAGAAGGTGCGAAAATACTCAGAGAAACCAATTGCCTTGGAGGAACTACAGGATCTGTTTGTCCTCAGCTGGGCGGATTTTGTGAATTCTCGTGTGTTTTGAATAAAACTGGAGAGCCTGTGGCAATTGGCATGATCCAGAAGTTTCTAATTTACTGGGAAATCCAGAATAATATAAGCCCTGATATTGGTGCCATGAACATAAAACCTACAGGGCACTCAGTTGCAATAATAGGTGCAGGTCCTGCTGGAATAGCTGCTGCTGATCTTTTACGTCGTTATGGGCATGATGTAACAATATTTGAGGCCATGCCAGAAGCTGGTGGAACAGCATTCTATGGGATACCCAGTTTTCACTTAGACAAGAAGCTTACTAGACATGAGATTAATTATCTTAAAACAATGGGTGTAAAGATCAAAACTAATGTAATGGTTGGGAAGGATCTAAGAATAAAGGATTTATTCGATATGGGTTTTGAAGCAGTTCTCATAGCAACAGGACCGTCTGAAGTTATTAAGTTAAATGTTCCTGGTGAAGATTTAAAGGGTGTTTATTCTGCGTATTCATTTTTGATCGATATTAACAGAGCTTTACTGGAGAGTAAGCCTTTGTCTTCATTACCGTATAAACTGAACGGTGGAAGGTATATAATAGTAGGTGGGGGAGATACAGCCTATGATGCAGCCAAGATGGCTTTACGGTTGGGAGCATCGGAAGTAATCATCATGTACAGAAGAACTGAAAAAGAGATGCCAGGATATTGGTTAAGCAGAGAAGAAGTTAAAAAGGAGGGTGCAAAAATAATGCCTCTGAGCACACCTATAAGATTCATCGGAGATGAGAATGGTTGGGTTAAACAAGCAGAGTGCATAAAAATGAAATTGGGAGAACCTGACTCATCAGGAAGGCCCAGACCAATCCCAATACCAGGCTCCAATTTCTTAGTTGATGTTGATGTAGTGCTGATTGCCATCGGTAGGAGATCAAACAAGTATCTTGCAGAAGTCGAAGGATTAAAACTCAATGAACACGGTGGTATATTAATAAATCCTGAAACGTACGAAACATCAATACCACGTGTATATGCCGCTGGTGATGTTGTGACTGGAGAAACATTGGTAGTTAAAGCTATGGCGGAGGGTAGAAAAGCAGCTCAACGTATACATGAGATGTTAATGGGACTTAGTGAGAGAGTGGATTTAGATAAGAAATATTACGATGAACGTTATGCCGTTAAGTTTAGAACAACATCTGCATTAGCAACATCCATACAAGCTAGGGAATCTCATTAG
- a CDS encoding V-type ATP synthase subunit D: MSIGRVAATKGVLQRLREQLKFIEKGKNVLKMKRDQLAGEINKLLPEIKRRRDVEKLFNDAYLSLKYAYAVLGYDEVESASKAVELIEVRALPTSVMGVVMPEIEIVKKPDSKQVPLATLFFTTEKLNKAIEEVIKLAILEAKIEQLSRELMDINRKVNALEKVVIPAYQSLIRYIEDRLNEEALEEFFITKHVRDIIRVRRE; the protein is encoded by the coding sequence ATGTCAATTGGTAGAGTGGCTGCTACTAAAGGTGTTCTGCAAAGATTAAGAGAACAGCTAAAATTTATTGAAAAAGGTAAAAACGTTCTCAAAATGAAAAGAGACCAATTAGCAGGAGAGATAAATAAATTACTTCCAGAGATTAAGCGTAGAAGAGATGTTGAGAAATTATTCAATGATGCTTACTTATCATTAAAATATGCTTATGCTGTATTAGGTTACGACGAGGTTGAGTCTGCTTCAAAAGCTGTAGAACTTATAGAAGTGCGTGCATTACCAACAAGTGTGATGGGTGTTGTAATGCCTGAAATTGAAATAGTTAAAAAACCTGACTCGAAACAAGTTCCATTAGCCACACTATTCTTTACAACTGAGAAGCTAAATAAGGCTATTGAGGAGGTTATAAAGCTAGCAATACTAGAAGCTAAGATCGAGCAATTATCAAGAGAATTAATGGATATAAATAGAAAAGTTAATGCCCTAGAAAAGGTTGTCATACCTGCTTATCAATCTTTAATACGATATATAGAAGACCGTCTTAATGAGGAAGCATTAGAAGAATTTTTCATAACAAAACATGTGCGTGATATAATAAGGGTGCGTCGAGAATGA